ACGGCGGGCGGGCGGCGGGCCGAGGTGAGGCTACGGCTTCGTCGGAGGCGCGGGCGGCGAAGCGGGCCCCTCGCCCATCAACGAGCGGATGTAGTCCATGAACTCCGGCATGCGCGCGCTCAGCCGCTGCTCGCTCAGGGACATGGAGCGCGTGGCCATCTGCGGCGTGAGCCGGATCATCTTGCCGCCCACGGGGGTGCGGTAGAACGCCGCGAGCTGCCGCAGCTCGGCCTCGGTGAACATCTCCGTGTACATGCGCAGGAAGTCCGGCTTCAGCTCGCCCCACGGCACCATCCGGTGCACGTACGCGCGAATCGAGTCGGAGTGCGCGGCCAGCGCCGGCAGCGTCGCGATGCGGGGCATCATGCCCGCGTCCAACGACTTGTAGTACGTGTCCTCGGCGTTCATCGCCACCAGCAGGTCCTCGGCGGCGGCCATCTGCCCGGCCGTGGCGGTGGAGGGCGGCCCGGCGGCCGGGGCCGTCTGTGCCTGCATCGCCGCCGGAGCGGCCAGGAGCAGCAGGGGAAGGAGGATGCGCTTCATCGGGTGGTGCGTCGTGGGAGATGCCTCGCCCGCGGGCGCGGGCCGGGAACCCGCAATGTAGGCCGCGTGCGACGGACGGGAAAGCACGTCGTCGGGACGGCATCTGCGCCAGGAGGGCGATGTCGATCGATGCGGGCTCGGCAACCCTCGGCCGCCGCGCATCTACCGTCTCGTCCCTCCCACCGCGCGCCGGTCGTCCACCGCTCGCTCTGCACGGCATCAAAGGCGAGCGTTCGAGTTCCGGAGATACGGGGCCACCGAACCTCGCATCAGCCTTCGCCGTTGCCGTTCTCGCCGCCGGGGGCGCCGCGCCAGTCGACCTTGGGGTTCTCGTAGTAGATCTCGCGGGCCGGCACGTACACCAGCTCGCGCTCCGGCCAGCGCAGCGCGGCCAGGTAGCCGCCGAACACGCACCCGCCGTCGATGTCGATGGTGTTGTACGAGCGCAGCGGCTCCGGCACCGGCTCGTGGCCGTAGACGGCGAGCGGCTCGTCCTCGCCCGGCGTCCAGGTAGCCGTCCAGTCCAGCGCACGCTCCGCGACGCCGCGGGTGCCGACCACGCCGTAGATGAGCTGCGCCTCGGTGGCCTCGTCGTCGCGGCCGGTGCGGTCGCGCGGCAGGGCGGCGTGGAAGACGACGAGCTTGCCGTCGGCCAGGATGAGCGAGCGGGGCAGGCGCTCCAGGAAGTCGCGCACGCGGCCGCGGAACTCGGCGCCGGCGCGGTCCAGGTCGCGCAGCGTGTCGCCCAGGC
This portion of the Longimicrobiaceae bacterium genome encodes:
- a CDS encoding DUF2059 domain-containing protein; the protein is MKRILLPLLLLAAPAAMQAQTAPAAGPPSTATAGQMAAAEDLLVAMNAEDTYYKSLDAGMMPRIATLPALAAHSDSIRAYVHRMVPWGELKPDFLRMYTEMFTEAELRQLAAFYRTPVGGKMIRLTPQMATRSMSLSEQRLSARMPEFMDYIRSLMGEGPASPPAPPTKP